In one window of Kitasatospora sp. MMS16-BH015 DNA:
- a CDS encoding site-2 protease family protein, whose product MTFADTERSRSEESRISPVFWVLLATLVTSGLAVGNGYGNARLGIFLFVVSGWMVSLCLHEYAHARTALHGGDLTVGAKGYLTLNPFKYANALFSFVLPIVFVILGGIGLPGGAVYIERHRIQGRLKHSLISAAGPLVNVVLALVFLLPVGLGWFDLISPQVVVDDHQYQETYLQVAFAFLGYLQLTAAVLNLLPVPGLDGYGILEPWLSWKTRRAVEPFAPYGMLALFVLLWQSPLGGYFLRLVLWVMDLVGVESGLVGAGYQLFRFWES is encoded by the coding sequence ATGACCTTTGCCGACACGGAGCGCTCGCGGAGCGAGGAGAGCCGGATCAGCCCGGTGTTCTGGGTGCTGCTGGCCACCCTGGTGACGTCCGGACTGGCGGTCGGGAACGGGTACGGGAACGCGCGGCTGGGGATCTTCCTCTTCGTGGTCTCGGGGTGGATGGTCTCGCTCTGCCTGCACGAGTACGCGCACGCCCGCACCGCGCTGCACGGCGGTGACCTGACCGTGGGCGCCAAGGGGTACCTGACCCTCAACCCCTTCAAGTACGCGAACGCGCTGTTCAGCTTCGTGCTGCCGATCGTGTTCGTGATCCTGGGCGGGATCGGCCTCCCCGGCGGGGCCGTCTACATCGAGCGGCACCGGATCCAGGGCCGGCTCAAGCACAGCCTGATCTCGGCCGCCGGCCCGCTGGTCAACGTGGTGCTGGCGCTGGTGTTCCTGCTGCCGGTGGGCCTGGGCTGGTTCGACCTGATCTCGCCGCAGGTGGTGGTCGACGACCACCAGTACCAGGAGACCTACCTCCAGGTGGCCTTCGCCTTCCTCGGCTACCTCCAGCTGACCGCCGCGGTGCTCAACCTGCTGCCGGTGCCCGGCCTGGACGGGTACGGGATCCTCGAGCCGTGGCTCTCCTGGAAGACCCGCCGCGCGGTGGAGCCGTTCGCGCCGTACGGGATGCTGGCCCTGTTCGTGCTGCTCTGGCAGTCGCCGCTGGGCGGCTACTTCCTGCGACTGGTGCTCTGGGTGATGGACCTGGTCGGCGTCGAATCCGGGCTGGTGGGAGCCGGCTACCAGCTGTTCCGCTTCTGGGAGAGCTGA